One genomic window of Cottoperca gobio chromosome 10, fCotGob3.1, whole genome shotgun sequence includes the following:
- the LOC115015068 gene encoding LOW QUALITY PROTEIN: protocadherin alpha-12-like (The sequence of the model RefSeq protein was modified relative to this genomic sequence to represent the inferred CDS: deleted 1 base in 1 codon), translating into MKEGTVVGNVAKDLGLDKTSLIDRRFRVVSGSKDAFFEVNPDNGALQVRQKIDREELCQGSEIEVTSLSNTVSEDSKPGNVISLISVTDKDSGVNGKIISRINEEVPFELKPSYKENTYSVVTKGFLDREQVSHYEITIIATDCGEPPLSTLKTLSIEISDVNDNRPQFSQNTLQFYLVENNVAGASIFSVSATDKDANDNAVISYNIARENGLTSFLNVNPDNGHISALKSFDFETLKKFQFQVVASDSGTPSLSSNVTVNVFILDQNDNAPVILYPVSSNGSAEGVEEIPRNVNAGHLVTKVRAYDADIGYNGWLLFSLQEVSDHSLFALDRYTGRIRTLRSFTETDEAEHKLLILVKDNGNVSLSATATVLIKVVEPKEAFAASDVKSATKDDEDDNVTFYLMITLGSVSTLFLISIIVLIAMQCSKSTDYTSKYLQEPNYDGTLCHSIQYRSGEKRYMLVGPRMSIGSTIVPGSHANTLMLPDRRHTSGEMFCLGNDYRRV; encoded by the exons atgaaagaaggcaCAGTTGTTGGAAATGTTGCTAAGGATCTTGGTCTGGACAAAACCTCTTTGATTGATCGACGATTTCGAGTTGTGTCTGGATCTAAGGACGCTTTTTTCGAGGTAAACCCGGACAATGGTGCTTTACAGGTCCGTCAAAAGATCGACAGAGAGGAGCTGTGTCAGGGGAGTG AAATAGAAGTCACTTCCCTGTCAAATACAGTGTCTGAAGACTCAAAGCCTGGTAAC GTTATTTCACTTATTAGTGTGACGGATAAAGACTCTGGTGTCAATGGAAAAATTATCTCACGCATAAACGAGGAAGTTCCCTTTGAGTTAAAGCCTTCTTATAAGGAAAATACCTATTCTGTTGTCACTAAAGGATTTTTGGATCGAGAGCAGGTGTCACATTATGAAATAACAATTATAGCCACAGATTGTGGAGAACCTCCCTTATCTACTTTAAAAACTCTCAGCATTGAGATATCAGATGTAAACGACAACAGACCACAATTCTCTCAAAATACATTACAATTTTACCTGGTAGAAAATAACGTTGCTGGAGCATCTATATTCTCTGTAAGCGCAACAGACAAAGATGCCAATGACAATGCAGTCATATCATATAATATCGCAAGAGAAAATGGTCTAACATCTTTCCTCAATGTAAATCCTGATAATGGACACATTTCGGCACTAAaaagttttgactttgaaaCTCTGAAAAAGTTCCAGTTCCAAGTTGTTGCCTCAGATTCTGGAACTCCGTCACTAAGCAGCAACGTCACAGTGAACGTGTTCATTCTGGATCAGAACGACAACGCTCCAGTCATCCTGTATCCAGTCAGCTCTAACGGTTCTGCTGAAGGTGTGGAGGAGATTCCCCGCAATGTGAACGCAGGACACTTGGTGACTAAAGTCAGAGCCTATGACGCTGATATAGGATATAACGGCTGGttactgttttcactgcaggaaGTTAGTGACCACAGTCTCTTTGCTTTGGACCGCTATACAGGACGGATCAGAACACTTCGctcattcacagagacagacgaggCTGAGCATAAACTGCTCATACTGGTGAAAGACAATGGGAACgtttcactgtcagcaacaGCTACTGTGCTTATCAAAGTTGTGGAGCCCAAAGAGGCTTTTGCTGCTTCTGATgttaaaagtgcaacaaaggatgatgaggatgataatGTGACTTTTTATCTGATGATAACTTTGGGCTcagtttcaacactttttctcATCAGTATCATCGTGCTGATTGCAATGCAGTGTTCTAAGTCCACAGACTATACTTCTAAATATCTACAAGAGCCTAATTATGATGGGACACTGTGTCACAGCATCCAgtacagatctggagaaaagcGGTACATGCTAGTTGGACCCAGGATGAGTATAGGATCCACTATAGTCCCGGGCAGCCATGCCAATACACTAATGCTTCCTGACAGGAGACACACTTCTGGAGAG ATGTTTTGTTTGGGGAATGACTACAGGCGAGTCTGA
- the LOC115015067 gene encoding protocadherin alpha-3-like: protein MEQKGLGTSREQWRWIPFIVSFMLLCSRASAQIRYSIAEEVKEGTVVGNVAKDLGLEKNTLKDRGCRIVEGSTESFFHVNQNDGILYVDRIIDREEVCERSSVCLINLKTVLENPLEIHYVTVEVLDVNDHSPTFSKKESRLEISESVLPGLRLQLQAAHDPDVGQFSVQEYKLSPNDHFRVEVKDRGKDGKIPVLVLLKTLDRETKKIHNLLLTAIDGGKPSKSGAAEITVDVLDVNDNMPVFNEDTYSVLLEENAPIGTIIIQVNASDLDEGSNGDIVYSLGKNVNSRITELFHVDPNTGEISVQDLIDFELEESYEIDIQASDKGPAPLRTDKSVLVNIVDLNDNTPHIEVTSFSKAIPENARLGTTVALISVLDKDSGLNGRVICSFDEDVPFSLSPSTQDNMYSIVTKSLLDREKKSIYDVTIVAKDAGVPSLSSKKSISIIVSDVNDNSPQFSASPYTYYVSENNSPGASVFSVMASDHDEGDNSRILYHILRDGKEKDKLHSINLNINSETGDILALKSFDFETLKKFQFQVVASDSGTPSLSSNVTVNVFILDQNDNAPVILYPVSSNGSAEGVEEIPRNVNAGHLVTKVRAYDADIGYNGWLLFSLQEVSDHSLFALDRYTGRIRTLRSFTETDEAEHKLLILVKDNGNVSLSATATVLVKVVEPKEAFAASDVKSATKDDEDDNVTFYLMITLGSVSTLFLISIIVLIAMQCSKSTDYTSKYLQEPNYDGTLCHSIQYRSGEKRYMLVGPRMSIGSTIVPGSHANTLMLPDRRHTSGENETL, encoded by the coding sequence ATGGAGCAGAAAGGACTTGGAACATCGAGAGAGCAATGGCGGTGGATCCCTTTCATTGTTTCATTCATGTTGCTGTGCAGCAGAGCTTCTGCGCAGATAAGATATTCCATCGCTGAGGAAGTTAAAGAAGGAACTGTTGTTGGGAATGTCGCGAAGGATTTGGGACTAGAGAAGAACACACTGAAAGACAGAGGGTGCCGTATTGTCGAGGGTTCAACAGAGTCCTTTTTTCACGTAAACCAGAACGACGGAATATTGTATGTTGACCGAATAATTGACAGGGAGGAGGTTTGTGAGCGGAGCAGTGTGTGCTTGATCAACTTAAAAACGGTGCTGGAAAACCCTCTTGAAATCCATTATGTGACTGTGGAGGTGCTGGATGTGAACGACCATTCTCCCACCTTCTCAAAGAAAGAGTCACGTCTAGAAATTTCCGAGTCAGTTTTGCCGGGCTTGCGCCTGCAGCTGCAGGCTGCACACGACCCTGATGTTGGTCAGTTTTCGGTCCAGGAGTATAAACTCAGCCCTAATGATCATTTTCGTGTGGAAGTCAAAGACCGTGGAAAAGATGGAAAGATACCGGTATTAGTTTTGCTCAAGACGTTAGATCGGGAAACAAAGAAAATTCATAACTTGCTTCTTACAGCTATTGATGGAGGGAAACCAAGTAAATCTGGAGCAGCTGAAATAACTGTTGACGTCTTAGACGTCAATGACAATATGCCCGTTTTCAACGAAGACACATACTCTGTACTTTTGGAAGAAAATGCTCCCATTGGCACAATAATTATACAAGTAAATGCTTCTGATTTAGATGAAGGATCCAATGGTGATATTGTGTATTCATTAGGTAAGAATGTGAATAGCAGAATAACTGAACTTTTTCATGTAGATCCAAATACAGGTGAAATAAGTGTTCAAGATCTGATAGACTTTGAACTAGAGGAAAGTTATGAAATCGATATTCAGGCGTCTGATAAAGGACCGGCTCCTTTAAGGACAGACAAAAGTGTTCTGGTGAATATTGTGGATTTAAATGACAACACCCCTCATATAGAGGTTACATCATTTTCAAAGGCAATACCAGAGAATGCAAGATTAGGAACCACTGTGGCATTAATAAGTGTTCTTGATAAAGACTCTGGTCTAAACGGGAGAGTTATTTGCTCCTTTGATGAAGATGTTCCTTTCTCATTATCACCTTCAACACAAGATAACATGTACTCTATAGTCACAAAATCACTATTGGATAGAGAAAAGAAGTCCATTTATGATGTAACAATTGTTGCAAAAGATGCAGGTGTACCATCGTTGTCATCCAAAAAAAGCATAAGTATCATTGTATCAGATGTGAATGATAACAGCCCACAGTTTTCAGCAAGCCCTTACACATATTATGTTTCTGAGAACAACTCTCCAGGAGCTTCAGTGTTTTCTGTGATGGCTTCGGATCATGACGAGGGAGATAATTCTcgtattttatatcatattttaagagatggaaaagagaaagacaaacttCATTCAATCAACCTCAACATCAACTCTGAAACTGGAGATATTTTGGCACTAAaaagttttgactttgaaaCTCTGAAAAAGTTCCAGTTCCAAGTTGTTGCCTCAGATTCTGGAACTCCGTCACTAAGCAGCAACGTCACAGTGAACGTGTTCATTCTGGATCAGAACGACAACGCTCCAGTCATCCTGTATCCAGTCAGCTCTAACGGTTCTGCTGAAGGTGTGGAGGAGATTCCCCGCAATGTGAACGCAGGACACTTGGTGACTAAAGTCAGAGCCTATGACGCTGATATAGGATATAACGGCTGGttactgttttcactgcaggaaGTTAGTGACCACAGTCTCTTTGCTTTGGACCGCTATACAGGACGGATCAGAACACTTCGctcattcacagagacagacgaggCTGAGCATAAACTGCTCATACTGGTGAAAGACAATGGGAACgtttcactgtcagcaacaGCTACTGTGCTTGTCAAAGTTGTGGAGCCCAAAGAGGCTTTTGCTGCTTCTGATgttaaaagtgcaacaaaggatgatgaggatgataatGTGACTTTTTATCTGATGATAACTTTGGGCTcagtttcaacactttttctcATCAGTATCATCGTGCTGATTGCAATGCAGTGCTCTAAATCCACAGACTATACTTCTAAATATCTACAAGAGCCTAATTATGATGGGACACTGTGTCACAGCATCCAgtacagatctggagaaaagcGGTACATGCTAGTTGGACCCAGGATGAGTATAGGATCTACTATAGTCCCGGGCAGCCATGCCAATACACTAATGCTTCCTGACAGGAGACACACTTCTGGAGAG